The following proteins are encoded in a genomic region of Mycolicibacterium confluentis:
- the ychF gene encoding redox-regulated ATPase YchF, which translates to MSLNLGIVGLPNVGKSTLFNALTHNDVLAANYPFATIEPNEGVVPLPDPRLDKLADIFGSEKTVPAPVTFVDIAGIVKGASEGAGLGNKFLANIRECDAICQVVRAFADDDVVHVDGRVDPRSDIEVIETELILADMQTLEKALPRLEKEARNNKERKPVLDAAVAAQAVLDSGKTLFAAGSAVPDAALLKELNLMTTKPFLYVFNADESVLTDEAKKAELRELVAPADAVFLDAKIEAELQELDDESAAELLESIGQTERGLDALARAGFHTLKLQTYLTAGPKEARAWTIHQGDTAPKAAGVIHTDFEKGFIKAEVVSFDDLVEAGSMAAAKAAGKVRIEGKDYVMVDGDVVEFRFNV; encoded by the coding sequence GTGAGCCTCAACCTGGGAATCGTCGGTCTGCCCAACGTCGGAAAGTCCACGCTGTTCAATGCGTTGACGCACAATGACGTGCTCGCGGCCAACTACCCGTTCGCGACCATCGAGCCCAACGAGGGCGTCGTCCCGCTGCCCGATCCCCGGCTCGACAAGCTGGCTGACATCTTCGGCTCGGAGAAGACCGTGCCCGCGCCTGTGACGTTCGTCGACATCGCAGGCATCGTGAAGGGCGCCTCCGAAGGCGCCGGGCTGGGCAACAAGTTTCTGGCCAACATCCGCGAGTGCGATGCCATCTGTCAGGTGGTCCGGGCCTTCGCCGACGACGACGTCGTGCACGTCGACGGTCGGGTCGACCCTCGCTCGGACATCGAGGTCATCGAGACCGAGCTGATCCTGGCGGACATGCAGACCCTGGAGAAGGCGCTGCCGCGGCTGGAGAAAGAGGCGCGCAACAACAAGGAGCGCAAGCCGGTTCTGGATGCCGCGGTGGCGGCTCAGGCCGTGCTCGACAGCGGTAAGACGCTGTTCGCTGCCGGCTCTGCAGTGCCCGATGCGGCGCTGCTCAAAGAGCTCAACCTGATGACCACCAAGCCGTTCCTGTACGTCTTCAACGCCGACGAGTCGGTGCTGACCGACGAAGCGAAGAAGGCCGAGCTGCGTGAGCTGGTGGCGCCGGCCGACGCGGTGTTCCTGGACGCCAAGATCGAGGCCGAACTGCAGGAGCTCGACGACGAGTCGGCGGCCGAACTGCTCGAGTCCATCGGCCAGACCGAGCGCGGCCTGGATGCGTTGGCGCGCGCCGGTTTCCACACGCTGAAGCTGCAGACCTATCTCACCGCTGGGCCCAAGGAGGCGCGGGCGTGGACCATCCACCAGGGTGACACAGCGCCCAAGGCCGCCGGGGTGATCCACACCGACTTCGAGAAGGGCTTCATCAAGGCCGAGGTCGTCTCGTTCGACGATCTGGTCGAGGCCGGGTCGATGGCTGCGGCCAAGGCCGCGGGCAAGGTTCGGATAGAGGGCAAGGACTACGTCATGGTCGACGGCGACGTGGTCGAGTTCAGGTTCAATGTCTGA
- a CDS encoding zinc ribbon domain-containing protein YjdM has protein sequence MSDVLPPCPACASEFTYESGALLVCPMCAHEWAPGVDEASESGGVVADSVGNPLADGDTVTIVKSLKVKGAGGGVVKIGTKVRGIRLISDGVGDHDIEAKVPGFGQMQLKSSVVKKVL, from the coding sequence ATGTCTGACGTTCTGCCGCCGTGTCCGGCGTGTGCGAGTGAGTTCACCTACGAGTCGGGTGCGCTGCTGGTCTGCCCGATGTGTGCCCACGAGTGGGCGCCGGGTGTTGACGAGGCCAGCGAGTCCGGTGGTGTCGTCGCAGATTCGGTGGGCAACCCACTGGCCGATGGCGACACCGTGACCATCGTCAAGAGTCTGAAGGTCAAGGGCGCCGGCGGTGGGGTCGTGAAGATCGGCACCAAGGTGCGCGGCATCCGCCTGATCTCCGATGGCGTGGGTGACCACGACATCGAGGCGAAGGTGCCGGGGTTTGGGCAGATGCAGTTGAAGTCGAGCGTGGTGAAGAAGGTTCTCTGA
- a CDS encoding VOC family protein — translation MKLVSIRIITADVKLLVSFYELVTGAEAVWANELFAEIPTAAGTLAIGSDKTVPIVGVGSAEPAANRSMIVEFIVDDVDAEYERLRGHVEEVVTEPTTMPWGNRALLFRDPDGNLVNLFTPVTDQARAKFGI, via the coding sequence GTGAAGCTTGTTTCCATCCGAATCATCACCGCCGACGTCAAGCTCCTCGTCTCGTTCTACGAGTTGGTCACTGGAGCCGAGGCGGTCTGGGCCAACGAACTGTTCGCCGAGATTCCCACAGCGGCGGGCACGCTGGCGATCGGCAGCGACAAGACCGTACCGATTGTCGGCGTAGGGTCCGCCGAACCCGCGGCCAACCGGAGCATGATCGTCGAGTTCATCGTCGACGACGTAGACGCCGAATATGAGCGCCTCCGCGGTCATGTGGAAGAGGTCGTCACCGAGCCGACAACGATGCCATGGGGTAACCGGGCACTGCTGTTCCGCGATCCCGACGGGAACCTCGTCAATCTGTTCACTCCCGTCACTGATCAGGCCCGGGCCAAGTTTGGGATCTAG
- a CDS encoding GNAT family N-acetyltransferase, with product MLPKIVGGGPRALPDDVRLDLMLVEHRISTMAPPYCAISPVGETAAIVSHEMTRRLSGRRPSAGRSAADTMWNSAASVARPAHRESGRRKDPQQLAFRIRRASGADLDAAASTLVAAFDSYAWTRWSIPQDDYENRLAQLQRMYLGYALDEGIVLVDDEDRGVIALLPPDVSAPSADFQERVAELHGERLEAVAAVDIPPHPAGAWNLATVGVHPRSQGVGLGAALVHAGVSAAREVDPGAGVALETSDLRNVGLYERAGFTVTATTVIVDGPVVYSMQSVAP from the coding sequence GTGTTGCCGAAGATCGTCGGCGGTGGTCCGCGTGCGCTGCCCGACGACGTGCGCCTCGATCTGATGCTCGTTGAGCACCGAATCTCGACGATGGCACCGCCTTACTGCGCTATCAGCCCCGTCGGTGAGACGGCCGCGATCGTCAGTCATGAGATGACCCGGAGGCTGTCCGGGCGGCGTCCCTCCGCCGGTCGGAGCGCGGCTGACACAATGTGGAACAGCGCCGCGTCAGTGGCGCGGCCCGCTCACCGTGAGAGCGGGAGACGAAAGGATCCGCAGCAGTTGGCTTTCCGTATCAGGCGCGCGTCCGGCGCCGACCTGGACGCTGCGGCCAGCACGCTCGTCGCGGCGTTCGACTCCTACGCCTGGACGCGGTGGTCGATCCCGCAGGATGACTACGAGAATCGGCTGGCCCAGCTGCAGCGGATGTATCTGGGTTACGCCCTCGATGAGGGCATCGTGCTGGTCGACGACGAAGACCGCGGAGTGATCGCCCTTCTGCCGCCAGACGTCTCCGCGCCGTCGGCGGACTTCCAGGAACGGGTGGCAGAACTGCACGGTGAACGGCTGGAAGCGGTCGCGGCGGTGGACATTCCGCCCCACCCGGCCGGCGCCTGGAATCTGGCCACCGTCGGGGTTCATCCCAGGAGCCAGGGTGTCGGTCTCGGTGCCGCGCTGGTCCACGCTGGCGTAAGCGCTGCGCGCGAGGTGGATCCGGGCGCTGGCGTCGCACTCGAGACGTCCGATCTGCGCAACGTCGGACTCTATGAGCGTGCGGGATTCACCGTCACGGCGACGACGGTCATTGTTGACGGACCAGTGGTCTACTCCATGCAGTCCGTCGCGCCGTAG
- a CDS encoding class I SAM-dependent methyltransferase, whose amino-acid sequence MADWDGAGYSAVSGLQPQMAAEALSLLTPSGSEDVLDIGCGDGASPLTCCWTSSPTMRSTPTNWSG is encoded by the coding sequence ATGGCCGACTGGGACGGTGCCGGATACTCCGCGGTCAGTGGGTTGCAGCCGCAGATGGCCGCCGAAGCACTGTCCCTGCTGACCCCGTCGGGCTCCGAGGACGTCCTCGACATCGGTTGCGGCGACGGCGCATCGCCCTTGACGTGCTGTTGGACCTCATCCCCGACTATGAGGTCGACGCCGACCAACTGGAGCGGGTGA
- a CDS encoding Vgb family protein codes for MNKISVVRSPALNAPSGLIAGAGDVWFTNIGDSTVGRVRGDVVETFADPAGAVKFPANIFPAADGRVWFTSLGSDALVAIDPGAPDPAASMSTHPLPAGSRPVALKSGPDGRLWFSLRGAEAIGALDPTAADPVASLQLFHAESISGPAALFVTPEGQVWWVNSTSNTLGVLDPATGVVGTVAPLAGSPRAWAQTADGRLWVTTREPAGLLSFDPAYPVDSAVHVTDERLREPDGVWVGPDGAVWFADTAANTIVRHQPGAPEAWQFFGAPPDVEGPFDIKSGPDGTDLWFTNKGGNSIGRIEF; via the coding sequence GTGAACAAGATCAGCGTCGTGCGCAGTCCCGCCCTGAATGCGCCGTCGGGACTCATCGCGGGCGCAGGCGACGTGTGGTTCACCAACATCGGCGACAGCACGGTCGGGCGCGTCCGCGGTGACGTCGTCGAGACGTTCGCCGATCCGGCGGGGGCGGTCAAGTTCCCCGCCAACATCTTTCCCGCCGCCGACGGGCGGGTGTGGTTCACCAGCCTGGGCTCCGACGCCCTGGTCGCCATCGACCCCGGCGCGCCCGATCCGGCCGCGAGCATGAGCACCCATCCCCTGCCCGCGGGCAGCCGTCCCGTCGCACTCAAGTCGGGACCCGATGGCCGCCTGTGGTTCTCGCTGCGGGGCGCCGAGGCGATCGGCGCACTGGACCCGACCGCCGCCGACCCCGTCGCGTCGCTGCAGCTTTTCCACGCCGAATCCATCTCCGGGCCCGCCGCGCTGTTCGTGACACCCGAGGGACAGGTCTGGTGGGTGAACTCGACGTCGAACACGCTGGGCGTGCTGGACCCGGCCACGGGCGTGGTCGGCACGGTCGCTCCGCTGGCGGGCAGTCCCCGAGCCTGGGCCCAGACCGCCGACGGTCGGCTGTGGGTCACCACGCGAGAACCCGCGGGGCTGTTGTCCTTCGACCCCGCCTACCCCGTCGACTCCGCGGTGCACGTCACCGACGAGCGACTTCGTGAACCCGACGGCGTGTGGGTGGGCCCCGACGGCGCGGTGTGGTTCGCCGACACCGCGGCCAACACGATCGTCCGTCACCAACCCGGCGCGCCGGAAGCCTGGCAGTTCTTCGGGGCGCCACCGGACGTCGAGGGCCCGTTCGACATCAAGTCGGGCCCGGACGGCACCGACCTGTGGTTCACCAACAAGGGCGGCAACTCGATCGGACGAATCGAGTTCTGA
- a CDS encoding guanylate cyclase — MASTSAGRATLEQALESSRTGDIWLFRGGSGPDRAIQTLTNSPVNHVGMTVAIDDLPPLIWHAELGDKLLDYWTGTNHRGVQLNDLRAAVEQWTGKYQQRCWLRQLSPYASREQEDLLLKVIARMDGTPFPSTARLTGRWMRGRLPTRADWTRGIPLLHRKVQQSAEQDKSQRRATGLETAYCAETVAITYEEMGLLVTEKRENYFDPGSFWSGDVLPLTAGYALGREIEITV; from the coding sequence ATGGCGAGCACAAGCGCAGGACGCGCCACCCTCGAGCAGGCGCTCGAATCCAGCCGCACCGGCGACATCTGGCTGTTCCGCGGCGGGTCCGGGCCCGACCGCGCGATCCAGACCCTGACCAACAGCCCCGTCAACCACGTCGGGATGACCGTCGCGATCGACGATCTGCCACCGTTGATCTGGCATGCCGAACTGGGCGACAAGCTGTTGGACTACTGGACCGGCACCAATCACCGCGGCGTGCAGTTGAACGACCTTCGCGCGGCCGTCGAGCAGTGGACGGGCAAGTACCAGCAGCGCTGCTGGCTGCGCCAACTGAGCCCGTACGCCAGTCGCGAGCAGGAGGATCTGCTGCTGAAGGTGATCGCCCGGATGGACGGGACCCCGTTCCCCAGCACCGCCCGCCTCACGGGCCGCTGGATGCGCGGACGGCTGCCGACCAGGGCCGATTGGACGCGCGGAATCCCGTTGCTGCACAGGAAGGTTCAGCAGTCCGCGGAGCAGGACAAGAGCCAGCGCCGAGCCACGGGCCTCGAGACGGCCTACTGCGCGGAGACGGTCGCGATCACCTACGAGGAGATGGGACTGCTGGTCACCGAGAAGCGCGAGAACTACTTCGACCCGGGGTCGTTCTGGAGTGGTGACGTGCTGCCGTTGACGGCGGGGTACGCGTTGGGCCGCGAGATCGAGATCACCGTCTGA
- a CDS encoding TetR/AcrR family transcriptional regulator, producing MAKPRVEPRQQRSRDTYDKILTIAEEIFSELGYAGTTTNKVADAAGISIGTLYHYFPDKDALLYALAEQHLAGGSTLITVTFKRMRDTRPDLEESLRMVIDVIVRMHVEQFHLHHLLYDSAPRSEELEEQQYRIDGLIAEEVAWHLERVGVANEHRGLVAELLVSGVEAQVHRAIIDATLHGDKAADPKVLTDVLTQMWKRALENT from the coding sequence ATGGCAAAACCACGGGTTGAACCGCGCCAGCAGAGGTCGCGTGATACCTACGACAAGATTTTGACGATCGCCGAGGAGATCTTCTCGGAACTGGGCTATGCCGGAACCACCACCAACAAGGTGGCCGACGCCGCGGGCATCTCGATCGGCACGCTGTACCACTACTTTCCGGACAAGGACGCGCTGCTCTACGCCCTGGCCGAACAGCACCTGGCCGGCGGCTCCACCCTGATCACGGTCACCTTCAAACGGATGCGCGACACCAGGCCCGATCTGGAGGAGTCGCTGCGGATGGTGATCGACGTGATCGTGCGCATGCATGTCGAGCAATTCCATCTGCATCATCTTCTCTACGACAGTGCGCCGCGGTCAGAGGAACTCGAGGAGCAGCAGTACCGGATCGACGGGTTGATCGCCGAGGAGGTCGCCTGGCATCTGGAGCGCGTCGGCGTCGCGAACGAACACCGCGGCCTGGTGGCCGAACTCCTGGTCTCCGGCGTGGAGGCTCAGGTGCACCGGGCGATCATCGACGCGACGCTGCACGGCGACAAGGCCGCCGATCCCAAGGTGCTCACCGATGTGCTCACCCAGATGTGGAAGCGCGCCCTGGAGAACACCTGA
- a CDS encoding alpha/beta fold hydrolase, whose protein sequence is MSTPQTVEYTGVDEVTLVGDEWNAPGERPSILMLHGGGQNRHSWKNTGQVLADQGFHVVALDTRGHGDSDRAPGADYSLDKLSGDVLSIIDAIGGPVTLIGASMGGLTGILVASEGGPGRVAKLVLVDVVPKFEKSGSARIRDFMFNHVHGFESLDEAADAVAEYLPHRTRPRSPEGLKKNLRLRDGRWYWHWDPAFLTKPDDNPFERSDRLESAAAGLQIPILLIRGKLSDVVSAEGVNDFLAKVPRAEFVELADAGHTAAGDDNDAFSEVVVEFVTR, encoded by the coding sequence GTGAGCACCCCACAGACCGTCGAATACACCGGTGTCGACGAAGTCACGCTGGTCGGCGACGAGTGGAATGCCCCCGGTGAACGCCCCTCGATTCTGATGCTGCACGGCGGCGGCCAGAATCGCCACTCCTGGAAGAACACCGGCCAGGTGCTCGCCGATCAGGGCTTTCACGTGGTCGCGTTGGACACGCGCGGCCACGGCGACAGCGACCGCGCGCCCGGCGCGGACTACTCCTTGGACAAGCTCAGCGGTGACGTGCTGAGCATCATCGACGCCATCGGCGGGCCTGTGACGCTGATCGGCGCGAGCATGGGCGGCCTCACCGGAATCCTGGTCGCCAGCGAGGGCGGCCCCGGCCGGGTCGCCAAACTGGTGCTCGTCGACGTCGTGCCCAAGTTCGAGAAGTCGGGCAGCGCGCGGATCCGCGATTTCATGTTCAACCACGTGCACGGCTTCGAATCGCTCGACGAGGCGGCCGACGCCGTGGCCGAGTACCTGCCGCACCGAACCAGACCTCGCAGCCCCGAGGGACTGAAGAAGAATCTGCGCCTGCGCGACGGCCGGTGGTACTGGCACTGGGATCCGGCGTTCCTGACCAAGCCGGACGACAACCCCTTCGAGCGTTCAGATCGCCTCGAGTCCGCCGCGGCCGGACTGCAGATCCCCATCCTGTTGATTCGAGGCAAGCTCTCCGACGTCGTCAGCGCCGAGGGTGTCAACGACTTCCTCGCCAAGGTGCCCCGGGCGGAGTTCGTCGAACTGGCCGATGCCGGTCACACCGCGGCGGGGGACGACAACGACGCGTTCAGCGAAGTTGTCGTCGAATTCGTCACGCGGTAA
- a CDS encoding TetR/AcrR family transcriptional regulator produces MQPFDGADGTPEERSLIIDAAYACLSGPRTGPVPVAAILERAGVSTRAFYRHFESKDALFIAMLERESDELVRRLEHIPETVPGGPVEELRAWVEQMFDLVNDPRRATKMDVIDSDEVRVAKGYCAVRDRIRAERERSLIAILDRGLCAGVFPDAEPSADAAAISGAVSRVLAGMADPAAPSSEEAIAGILSFAHRALGVHRTAGTA; encoded by the coding sequence GTGCAGCCCTTTGACGGTGCCGACGGCACTCCCGAAGAGCGCAGCCTCATCATCGACGCCGCGTACGCGTGCCTGTCGGGGCCGCGGACCGGGCCGGTGCCCGTCGCGGCGATCCTCGAGCGTGCCGGCGTCTCCACCCGTGCGTTCTACCGGCACTTCGAATCGAAGGACGCACTGTTCATCGCGATGTTGGAGCGCGAAAGCGACGAACTCGTGCGGCGCCTCGAACACATCCCCGAGACGGTTCCCGGTGGGCCCGTAGAGGAGCTGCGCGCGTGGGTGGAGCAGATGTTCGACCTCGTCAACGATCCACGCCGGGCCACCAAGATGGACGTCATCGACTCCGATGAGGTCCGGGTGGCAAAGGGCTACTGCGCGGTGCGGGACCGGATCCGCGCGGAGCGCGAGCGCTCGCTGATCGCGATCCTCGACCGTGGCCTGTGCGCAGGTGTGTTCCCCGACGCCGAGCCGTCCGCCGATGCGGCCGCGATCAGCGGTGCGGTCAGCCGCGTGCTGGCGGGGATGGCCGACCCCGCTGCGCCGTCGAGTGAGGAGGCGATCGCGGGCATCCTGAGTTTCGCGCACCGCGCCCTCGGTGTGCACCGGACCGCGGGCACTGCGTGA
- a CDS encoding MlaE family ABC transporter permease, whose product MVTTTALSKPVRSVGGFFAMALDTFVAMFKPPFAWREFILQTWFVARVSIVPTLMLSIPFTVLLVFTFNILLVEFGAADFSGTGAAIGTVTQIGPIVTVLVVAGAGATAMCADLGARTIREELDALRVMGIDPIQALVVPRVLAATVVALMLSSTVVVVGIAGGFFFSVYLQHVTPGAFIAGLTLLTGPADVVVALVKATLFGLSAGLIACYKGISVGGGPAGVGNAVNETVVFTFIALFVINVLATAVGVQATT is encoded by the coding sequence ATGGTCACCACTACGGCGCTGTCCAAGCCGGTCCGGTCCGTCGGCGGCTTCTTTGCGATGGCGCTGGACACCTTTGTCGCGATGTTCAAGCCCCCGTTCGCGTGGCGCGAGTTCATCCTGCAGACCTGGTTCGTCGCCCGGGTTTCGATCGTTCCGACGCTGATGCTGTCGATTCCCTTCACGGTGCTGCTGGTCTTCACCTTCAACATCCTGTTGGTCGAGTTCGGCGCCGCCGACTTCTCCGGAACGGGCGCGGCGATCGGCACCGTCACGCAGATTGGCCCGATCGTGACTGTGCTGGTGGTCGCCGGCGCCGGCGCCACCGCGATGTGCGCCGATTTGGGCGCCCGCACGATCCGAGAAGAACTCGACGCGCTGCGCGTGATGGGTATCGACCCGATCCAGGCGCTCGTCGTGCCCCGCGTGCTCGCGGCCACGGTCGTCGCGCTGATGCTGTCCTCGACCGTGGTGGTGGTCGGCATCGCGGGCGGCTTCTTCTTCTCCGTCTACCTGCAGCACGTCACCCCGGGTGCGTTCATCGCCGGTCTGACGCTGCTGACCGGCCCGGCCGACGTCGTCGTCGCGCTCGTGAAGGCCACCCTGTTCGGCCTCTCGGCGGGCCTGATCGCCTGCTACAAGGGCATCTCGGTCGGCGGCGGGCCCGCGGGTGTGGGCAACGCCGTGAACGAGACCGTGGTGTTCACCTTCATCGCCCTGTTCGTGATCAACGTGCTGGCAACGGCCGTGGGAGTGCAGGCCACAACATGA
- a CDS encoding ABC transporter permease: MTAVHDGRFVTFRRTVREWGQGWNRIGRQTKFYGYTVKGVWDAIVYYKGEVIRLIAQMGLGAGALAVIGGTIAIVGFLTLSTGALVAVQGYNQFESIGVEALTGFASAFFNVRLIAPLTAGVGMAATIGAGATAQLGAMRINEEIDALEVIGIRTIAYLASSRVIAGVIVVIPLYCVAVLMSFLAARVGTTVIYGQSTGVYDHYFRTFLNPVDLIWSFLQAVAMALVIMLVHTYYGFTASGGPAGVGEAVGRAVRTSLIVASLVTVMISLAVYGQSGNFNLSG; this comes from the coding sequence ATGACCGCAGTGCATGATGGCCGCTTCGTCACGTTCCGGCGCACCGTCCGCGAGTGGGGACAGGGCTGGAACCGGATCGGTCGGCAGACCAAGTTCTACGGATACACCGTCAAGGGTGTCTGGGACGCGATCGTCTATTACAAGGGCGAGGTCATTCGCCTCATCGCGCAGATGGGTCTCGGCGCAGGCGCGTTGGCCGTCATCGGCGGCACCATCGCGATCGTCGGATTCCTGACCCTGTCGACCGGTGCCCTGGTGGCTGTGCAGGGCTACAACCAGTTCGAGTCCATCGGTGTCGAGGCCCTGACCGGCTTCGCGTCGGCGTTCTTCAACGTGCGCCTCATCGCACCGCTGACCGCGGGCGTCGGCATGGCCGCGACCATCGGCGCCGGCGCGACCGCACAGTTGGGCGCCATGCGCATCAACGAAGAGATCGACGCACTCGAGGTCATCGGCATCCGCACGATCGCCTACCTGGCGTCCTCCCGTGTGATCGCCGGCGTGATCGTCGTGATCCCGCTGTACTGCGTCGCGGTGCTGATGTCGTTCCTGGCCGCCCGGGTGGGCACGACGGTCATCTACGGACAGTCCACCGGTGTCTATGACCACTACTTCCGGACGTTCCTGAACCCGGTCGACCTGATCTGGTCGTTCCTGCAGGCCGTCGCGATGGCGTTGGTGATCATGCTCGTGCACACCTACTACGGCTTCACCGCGTCGGGCGGCCCGGCCGGGGTCGGCGAGGCCGTCGGCCGCGCCGTGCGCACCTCGCTGATCGTGGCTTCGCTTGTGACTGTGATGATCTCACTGGCCGTTTACGGTCAGTCCGGCAACTTCAACCTCTCCGGATAG
- a CDS encoding MCE family protein, whose translation MEEDDKGLHPAWWTAILIAFLAGLVWLTSALFTGSLKHYVNVTVTSDRSGLVMESGAKVKMRGVQVGRVTTIKGGQDPVRLNLEIYPDQVKYIPANVGAQIRATTVFGAKFVDLIYPDDPESGRLADGQVLMSQNVSTEVNTVFQNLVGVLDQVDSSKLNATLAALAEGVRGQGERIGEATTAANQVLLELNPRADTIRADWQALDGFNQTYSAAAQNIVGVLDALSTTSTTITENAKPLDALLLNVIGLSNSGIALLAPNQENLIKAINVLEPTTNLLMKYNPGYTCMLTGAHWLLENGAYEATGGNGKSFIVDGGALLGDDQYRYPENLPIIGAKGGPGGQPGCGSLPNVDENWPVRALVTNTGWGTGVDIRPNPGIAFPMWANYFPTTRGIPQPPSIRNLFGGPAPGPNAGNPPKVIPEPGDYPYGAPMYGPDGTPLWNNLPPAPPPGAPKDPGPRPGTEPFVVPNPGQVPTPYPPNGIPVPAAPSP comes from the coding sequence ATGGAAGAGGACGACAAAGGCCTGCATCCCGCCTGGTGGACGGCGATCTTGATCGCGTTCCTGGCGGGGCTCGTGTGGTTGACCTCGGCGCTTTTCACCGGGTCGCTCAAGCACTACGTCAATGTCACCGTGACGTCGGACCGGTCCGGTCTCGTGATGGAATCCGGCGCCAAGGTCAAGATGCGCGGCGTGCAGGTCGGTCGCGTGACGACGATCAAGGGTGGCCAGGACCCCGTTCGGCTGAACCTGGAGATCTACCCCGACCAGGTCAAGTACATCCCGGCCAACGTCGGCGCGCAGATCCGTGCGACGACGGTGTTCGGCGCGAAGTTCGTCGACCTCATCTACCCGGACGACCCCGAGAGCGGTCGGTTGGCCGACGGTCAGGTGCTGATGTCGCAGAACGTCAGCACCGAAGTCAACACGGTCTTCCAGAACCTGGTCGGCGTGCTCGACCAGGTGGACAGCTCCAAGCTGAACGCGACGCTGGCCGCATTGGCCGAGGGCGTCCGCGGGCAGGGGGAGCGGATCGGTGAGGCCACCACGGCCGCCAATCAGGTGCTGCTGGAACTCAACCCGCGCGCCGACACCATCCGGGCGGACTGGCAGGCGTTGGACGGGTTCAACCAGACCTACAGCGCGGCGGCTCAGAACATCGTCGGCGTCCTCGACGCACTCAGCACCACGAGCACGACGATCACCGAGAACGCCAAGCCGTTGGATGCCCTGCTGCTCAACGTGATCGGCCTGTCCAACAGCGGTATTGCGCTGCTGGCGCCCAATCAGGAGAACCTGATCAAGGCGATCAACGTGCTCGAGCCCACGACCAACCTGTTGATGAAGTACAACCCCGGGTACACCTGCATGCTCACCGGCGCGCACTGGCTGCTGGAGAACGGCGCCTATGAAGCCACCGGTGGCAACGGCAAGTCGTTCATCGTGGATGGCGGCGCGCTGCTCGGCGACGACCAGTACCGGTACCCGGAGAACCTGCCGATCATCGGGGCCAAGGGCGGCCCGGGCGGACAGCCCGGCTGTGGTTCGCTGCCGAACGTCGACGAGAACTGGCCCGTGCGGGCTCTGGTGACCAACACCGGTTGGGGCACCGGCGTCGACATCCGACCGAACCCGGGCATCGCATTCCCGATGTGGGCCAACTACTTCCCGACCACGCGCGGCATTCCGCAGCCGCCCAGCATCCGGAACCTCTTCGGTGGTCCGGCGCCGGGTCCGAACGCGGGCAACCCGCCGAAGGTCATCCCGGAACCGGGCGACTACCCCTACGGGGCGCCGATGTACGGCCCCGACGGCACGCCGCTGTGGAACAACCTTCCGCCCGCGCCGCCGCCAGGTGCACCGAAGGATCCCGGCCCGCGCCCGGGTACGGAGCCCTTCGTGGTGCCGAACCCCGGCCAGGTGCCCACGCCCTATCCGCCGAACGGGATCCCTGTCCCGGCGGCACCGTCGCCGTAA